GGCTTTTATTCTGTTATTGGTTCGCATTCTTAAAAAAGCATTTCCGGTATTTACCGTTGGAAAGCCATTATCGATAACAGCAATGGAAACCCCTGTTCCTGTATAACCTGCAAGATGAAGAGGCCTGATGTTTACCTGATCGATTTGATTTGTTCCGGAGCCATAATCAAAGGTGGTGAGATTTTTATTTGTATTTGTCTGATCTTTCCATTTATTAACGGAAACTTTGTTGCCTCCGGTTGAGTTATTTCGTATAAAACTTTCTACAGAGAGTACAAAAGGTTGTGCCTGCAAAACTGTTATTTGAGCAGGTGTTGCATTCACAGCAGCTCCATTGAGCCATTTAGAATAATCCGTCACCGTGAATCCCAGGTTTTGAAGGTTTTGAATGTAAGATGGCTCTACGGGAGCGTCCTGGTCATTAAGCGATATTCCTAAGGCAATACGTCTGTTAAGTGATTTTTGCGAAAGCTCTGAAAGCGGATTGGCAAAGAATACAGCTTTGTTGGGCTTGTCCTTAAAATATACGAACACAAGCTGCGTTTGTGCAGATACATAAGCACAGCCTGTGAGGAAACAAAAGAGTAAAATTTTTTTCATAAAATTATTTTGTATAAAGATAAAAACAAAAACCAATAAAATTTTTGATAGGATTTTAAAATCCTTATTTTTACAGAAATATTTATTTATGAAAAAAATTCAGATGGTTGACTTGCAAAGTCAGTATTACAAAATAAAGAATGATGTAGACAATGCAGTTTTAAATGTAATGGATTCTGCGGCATTTATCAACGGTCCTGAAGTAAAGTCTTTCCAGAATGAATTGGAGTCTTATTTAGAAGTAAAGCACGTAATTCCGTGTGCTAATGGAACTGATGCATTACAGATTGCCCTTATGGCATTGGATCTGAAAGAAGGAGATGAGGTTATTACTGCTGATTTTACCTTTGCTGCAACAGTAGAAGTAATCCATTTGCTTAAATTAAAATCTGTTTTGGTAGATGTAGATTATGATACATTTACAATCTCAACAGATGATTTAAGAAAAGCAATTACTCCAAAAACAAAGGCGATTATTCCTGTACATTTGTTCGGACAATGTGCGAACATGGAAGAAATCCTTAAAATTGCTGAAGAGCACAATTTATATGTAATTGAAGACAATGCACAGGCAATAGGTGCAGAATATACATTTTCTGACGGAACGGTAAAGTATGCCGGAACAATGTCTACTGTGGGAACAACATCTTTCTTCCCATCAAAAAACCTGGGATGCTATGGTGATGGTGGTGCTATTTTTACCAATAATGACGAATTGGCTCACCGTTTAAGAGGAATCGTAAACCACGGAATGTACGAAAGATATTACCATGATGAAGTAGGAGTGAACTCCCGTTTGGATAGTATTCAGGCAGCGGTTTTAAGAAAAAAACTTCCTCACCTGGATTCTTACAATGAGGCAAGAAGAAGGGCAGCAGATTACTACGATGAAGCATTTGCCGGTCATCCAAATATACTTACTCCAAAAAGATCTGAGAGTTCTACCCACGTATTCCACCAGTATACCTTAAGAATCCTGAACGGAAAACGTAATGAACTTCAGAAATTCCTTACAGAAAAGGAAATTCCTGCAATGATTTACTATCCAGTGGCCCTAAGAAAGCAGAAAGCTTACTTCCAGGAAAGTAATGATGCAGATTTTGTGAATACAGACAAACTTCTGGATCAGGTAGTTTCTCTGCCAATGCATACAGAATTAGACGAAGAGCAGTTGAAGTATATTACAGACGCAGTGCTTGAGTTTATGAAATAATGAAAAGAAAGATATTTAAACATAGGCTGGTTTATTACTTAGCTGTAATTACCAGCCTATTGCTTTTTATAATATCTGCATTTTCAATTTTGAAATTATTTGATAATTTCAGCATATTTAAGACATTAGTTATCTGTATTTCACTTGTCATTAATGCATTTGCATTCATCAATTTGATTGAAAAATATGATAAAGCTGTTTTGTTTCTAAACCTTAGTTTATCTTTATCCATAATTGTTTTAGGGTATCCTTTACTCTTAGGATTTTTAAATGGGTATTATGTTTTAGAACATTTTGGTTTTAAACTTTTAGTTTCATTCATATTAATTTTGATTATTGTCAATGTATTTAAAGTAAAAGAGTATAAGGTAGTTAACGAAATAGAAAACATAGGAAAACACGAAGATTAAAAAATAAAAATGGCAATACTTGTTACAGGAGGACTTGGATACATCGGTTCTCACACAGTAGTGGAACTTCTTAATAACGGCTTTGAAGTGGTTATTGTAGATGATTTATCCAATTCAGAGAGGTTTATTTTAAAAAATATTGAGGAAATTGCAGGTAAAAAGCCGGTTTTTTATCCCTTTGATCTAAAGCGAAAAGAACTGCTTAATCAGGTTTTTGATGCACACCAAATTGATGGCTGTATTAATTTTGCTGCTTTCAAAGCAGTGGGAGAGAGCCAGATAAAGCCTGTAGATTACTATGAAAACAATATGTTTTCCCTTATCAATATTTTGCAGGAGTTTAAAGAAAGAGGGATTTCCAATTTTATTTTCAGTTCATCATGCACCGTTTATGGACAAGCTGATGTGATGCCAATTGACGAAAATACTCCTTTAAAAATGCCTGAAAGTGTCTATGGAAAGACCAAGCAAATGGGAGAAGAGATCCTTATTGATTTTGCAAAGGCATACAACCGAAAAATTTCGTTATTAAGATATTTTAATCCCATTGGAGCGCATCCATCTGCAAAACTTGGAGAATTGCCAATAGGAATTCCTAATAATTTGGTTCCTTACGTAATGCAGACTGCTGCAGGAATACGTGAAAAGTTGAGTATTTGGGGTGATGATTATCCCACAGTAGACGGAACCGCTGTTCGTGATTATATTTATGTTGTTGATCTGGCAAAAGCCCATGTTGCTGCTTTGAAAAAACTTATTAACGATCAGTCTGAGGAAGCGTTGATTGATACTTACAATCTGGGAACAGGAAAAGGCTCATCTGTTTTGGAAGTAGTCAAAGCTTTTGAAACAGCAAATAATGTAGAGGTGCCTTATCAGATCTGTGCAAGAAGAGAAGGGGATATTACCATTGCTTATGCTAATCCAGAAAAAGCTGAAAATGAACTTGGGTGGAAAGCTGAAACCTCACTTGAAGAGTCATTGAAAACAACCTGGGAATGGCAAAAGTATCTGAACTCTAGAAACTCATAAAAAATATTAATCATGGCTTGGAATCCTGAAGTATACGACCAGTTTAAAGAAGAGCGATCAGCTCCATTTTTTGATTTATTAAACCTTGTTGAATCAAGGACAGGAATCTCTGTTATAGATCTGGGATGTGGAACCGGAGAGCTCACTTCTAAGCTCTTAGATTATTTAGAAGATTCCAAGGTTTTAGGGATAGATTCTTCAGAAGAAATGCTTGAAAAGGCAGCCCAGTTCAAAACAAGCAGGCTGATCTTTGAAAAAAGAAGTATAGAAGAGCAGCTTCATTTGGGAGATACCTATGATTTGATTATTTCAAATGCAGCAATCCAATGGTGTAATAATCATAAAGAACTTTTTCCAAGAATAATCAGTAAAGTTAATAAAGGAGGCCAATTAGCAGTACAAATACCATCCAATCATGAATATGTTGTACATCAACTGTTAAGAAAAATAGCGGGTACAGAGCCTTATAAAACAGCTTATCATTCATGGGAAAGAGAGTCTCCTGTTTTGAAGATAGAATACTATGCTAAAATATTATTTGACAATAAAGGAAGAGAAATTACCGTTTATGAGAAAGTATTTCCTCATGTTCTTGAAAATGCCGAAGCAGTATTTACTTGGGCTTCAGGAACAGCAATGCTTCCTTATATAGAACGACTTCCTGATGATTTGAAAGAACAATTTAAAAAAGACTATAAACAAGAATTACAAAACATCTTCCCTGATTCACCTGTCTTTTATCCATTTAAAAGAACATTTATTTCAGCGAAGTTTTAACCAAATTTAATATGAAGACACAAAGAATAGGTATTACATTTTCCTCATTCGACCTACTGCATGCAGGACATATCAAGATGCTTGAAGAAGCTAAAACAGTGTGCGATTACTTAATTGTTGGGCTACAAATTGATCCTTCTCATGACCGTCCCAACAAAAACAAGCCAAGCCAGACTATCGTTGAACGATACATTCAGCTGAAAGCGGTAAATGCTGTGGATGAAATCATTCCTTACTATACAGAAGAAGATCTTTTGGATATTTTAAAATCTTTTGTAATTGATGTAAGAATTATTGGTGATGATTATATGGACAGAGATTTTACAGGTAAGCAATACTGTGAAGAAAAGGGAATTGAGATTTTTTATAATAAAAGAGATCATCGCTTTTCTACCAGTGACTTAAGAAAAAGAATCTATGAAGCTGAAAAAGAAAAAGCATCCCAGAAAGAACCCGTAAAATAAACGAATAAAAAAATCCCGAAATTAATTTTCGGGATTTTTTACTTTATTAGATTGGACCACCTTGTTGATCGTCGCCTGTTTCATTGGAGTTAATATCCTTTTTCTTCTTAGGTTGCTCTACTTTCTCACCTTGTTTAAATCTGTAGGTTAAGGCAATAGAGAACTGTCTTGGCTGCCATTGCATATAGCTGCTGCGTGTATAATCATTGCTGTAGTTAGTCACCTCCATACCTCTTGTATTAAAGATATCCTGTATGTTGAATGAAAGTGTTCCATCACCTTTCCAGATCGTTTTAGATGCTCCAAAGTTGATGGCATACATATCTTTTCTGTCTTGGCTGGCTGTTTTTTGTCCTCCTCTATAGAATCCTTGCAACTGTACACTTAATGTTTTATCAAGCTTAAAGGTTGTATTAAGACGTAGTCTTGTAGAAAAACCACTTCCTGTAAAATCTAATGAACGCACCTGAGTCAATCCGTCTACATCTATTGTTTTATAAGTTGCAATTCCGGAAGTTTTGTATCCGAATAAATCTACACTACCCATGATTTTGAACCATGCAAAAGGATCGTATGTAAAGTTTAAATCCAAACCATAACGGTCGTCATTACCCAGGTTTTCAGGTTTTGTGTAGAATACTTTCTGTCTTTCATCAGGTCTGTACACCAACATTTTTGTATCATCAGTTGCATGTCTGTAATATAAAGTAGGGTTGATGGTAAACTTCTTCTTAGTGATATTATAACCTACTTCATAAGAATCTACATAAGATGGATTCAGATCAATATTCCCCTCAAAAATATTCTGATTATTCGTGTAATTAGGGAAAGGAACCATGAAGAATGATCTAGGTCTGTCTATTCTACGAGAGTAGTTTACCAAGATCTGATTATTCTTAGAGATGTCATAACTTAAGAATACACTTGGAAACAAGTTGTTGTAATTCTTAGTTTTATTTAATGGTTCCTTATCAGGGTTTTGGCTAATATAATTGATCTTAACGTTTGAAATTTCGTCTCTTAATCCCAACTGATAACCAAAGTTTCCTATTTTACTTCTAAACTGAAGATAGAATGCATTAAACATTTCCTTATAATCCGTATTGTTATTATAGTTCGGAATAAGAGGATTATTAGAAGTGCTGCTTACAAAATTATCATAAGTATTATCATTGATATCCAATCTGTAACCTGCTTCAATTTTGGAATTTTCTCCTACCGGTAACTCATAATCAGCTTTTCCAATTACAGTTTTGCTTACAGAATGTCTTCTGGTAATATCTTGTACAGAGGGTATATTGTCAACACTTTCCAGAATGTCAGCATTATTATTACTTCTGTTTCTTTGTAAACTTAAGGATAAGGATAAATTTTGTCCGTTATCATCAAACTTATGATCTAAGCCTAAATCCCCTTGAAATGCCAGATTGTTAAAAACACTTTTAGAATCTCTTAGCGTGTAAGGGTTCAATAATTTCCACGGCTCTGACGTTGCTCCAGTGTATTTATAAAAGGAATCGTAGGTATTTACAAGCTCATTTCCATCTCCTTCAAATGTTCTTACCAATCCTGTTAAATTGACTGATGTTTTATCAGAAATGTCATACACAAAACCTGCGCTTACATTATAATTTTTATTATATGTTTTATTGACAGAGTTTTGATACTGGTGAACCGGGACATTAGGGACTTTTGCTATCTCTGCTGGTGTTGTTGGAATTGGATCTAGCGTTGGAAATTTAATATCATGGTAGGTTGTTTCAGAATTATTTTTCGTCTTGTTTTCTGTATATCCGCCGCCACCGTTCACAAACCATGTCCAGTTATTCTTTCTCCAGCTTAAATTGGCATTAAGGGCTGTTCTTGGAAAATATCCCAAAGTTCCAACTACACTACCATTAAAACCAATTTTCTTATTCTTTTTAAGAATGATATTCAAAATACCGGAAGTTCCGCTTGCTTCAAACTTTGAAGAAGGGTTGGTAATCACTTCAATTCTTTCGATCTGATCGGCAGGGATACTTTGCAGTGCATTGGCACCATCATCAATTCCCAAAAGAGAAGACGGCTTTCCATTAATCAAGAATTTTACATTCGTACTTCCTCTCATGGAAACTGTTCCGTCCGTATCTACCGAAACAGAAGGTACATTACTCAGAACATCCTGAAGGTTTCCTCCTTTGCTGACAATATCCTGTGATGGATCATAAGTTCTTTTGTCAAGTTCTACTTTGTAGGGCTTAGCTGCTGATGCAGTAATAACAACACCTTGTAATTCCTTCGTTTTTCCATCTAGAGTAGAAGTTGCCTCTGCTTCTATGGATAATGCTCCAATGTTGCCGGCTCCGGTAATATTTTTATTAACTACACTTTTTTTGTAATCAATAGCTTCTACGGTAATGTCATAAGCTCCGGGAGTAAGCTGTAATTGGTACTGTCCTTTTTCATCTGTAAGTACAGCATCACTTAATGCAGTGTTGGCTTTATTACTAAAAGTTACAGACGCATAGGGAACCGGTTGGTTCTTCTTGTTGACAATGATCCCTGAAACCCCTGCTTTTTCCTGTGCGAAAGCCATTGCTGCCGCCGAAAGTACTAAAGTAAGTCCTAGTGTTTTTCTTGTGAAAATATTGACAATTTCTGTCTTATTCTTCATAGGTTATTTTTTTGTATAAAATCGTGAAAGGATAACCCTTAATATTTTAAAAGTTTATATCGGTTTGATTTTTAAAATATTATGATTTATTTATTGTTTTTTAACTGTATAAATTTTAGATGCCTGCTTTGCCTATTTTATATTTTTTGAATTGAGCCAGTTTTGATAAGCTTTTGCATTTACAGCATGCTCTTCAGCACTTGCCGTAAACTTATGATAGCCGAATCTTGCAGGATCTGCACACATAAATATATAATTGTTGTTTTCTGCACTCAAAACAGCATCCACCGAATTCTTATCTACCACACAAATGGGTCCCGGAGGGATACCTGCATTGGCATATGTATTATAAGGAGATGGAGTAGACAAATGTTTATATAATACTCTTTTAATAGGTTCTTTAAAATTAGTCTGCTTATTAATTGCATAAATCACCGTAGGATCAGACTGAAGCTTCATGCCTTTTCTGTAACGGTTTAAATATAATCCTGCAATCGTTTTCATTTCATCTTTTTTTCCTCCGGATTCCTTATAAACAATGGAAGCAAGGGCATAAATTTGGTCCCTTGTTAACCCAGACTGCTGTTCTTTATTCTTTCTCTCACTTGTCCAGAAGTCATTGTACTGATCTTCAAATTTTGCGAAGAATTCTCTTGGGCTTACTGTCCAGAAGAAATTATAAGTATCAATGAAGAAATATTTTTTTAAATCTTCAACGCTTTTGTATCCTTTTTCCTGAGCAACTCCATCCAGATCATTCACAAAGTGTAAAGAATCCAGTTCTGTTTTTTTGGTAACCTTGCCAATCATTTGGTACATATCTCCAAAATCTCCGATTCTGAAAGAATTTGCAGATTGATTACCAGCCTTAATCATGTTTACCAGGTCCGTATTGCCTTTACCGCTTTCAATATGATAACGTCCGGCTTTAAAGCTTGTATTAAGACCTTTATCCTTGGCTACAGACTCAAAAGATTCGCGGTCTTTAATGTATGGAGCAATAGAGTCCAGGATCTGCTTAAATTCTGCCTTATGAGGGATCAAAATATAGCCGTCCTTTTTTACATTGTTTCCAAAGTATTTATTATAAAATCTCAAACCAAAAAATCCTGCGACTACAAAAACCAGCAGAATGATAATGAGAATAGCTTTTTTCATTCTTAAATAATGTTGATTAAAAGTTTTTTGATTTTAAAGAATATCTACTTTTCCTTTAAAAACTTGCTTTGCGGGTCCTTCCAGCCAAATGTTACAGAAAGAATCTCCACTTTTTTCAGCATATACCTTAAGATTTCCTCCCAGGGTTTTAACTTTTACAGAAGTTAGATTGTCTTTTTGAAGAAAAGTTAAAGCCGAAGCTGTAACTCCTGTGCCGCAGCTATAAGTTTCGTCCTCAACGCCTCGTTCATAGGTTCTTACAAAAATTTCATTATCGGAAATTTTTTCAATAAAGTTGACATTGATTCCTTTTTCCTTATAATTTTCTGAATTTCTGATACCGTGACCTTCTGTATAAACGTCATAGTCTTTCAGATTTTCTACATATTTTACATAATGAGGAGAGCCTGTATTAAGAACAGAATCGTTTCCGTCATGTGAAATGGTGTTTACATCAATCATTTTTAGTTTAATGATCCCGTTATGAATTTCAGCATCATGTTCACCGTCTATTGCGATGAACTTACATTTGTCTTCAAAAACGTCTAGAAAAAATGCGAAGGCGACAAGACATCTTCCTCCGTTTCCGCACATGGTACTTTCACCACCGTCAGAATTATAGTAAACCATTTTAAAATCATAATCAGGATCATTCTCCAAAAGGATAAGCCCATCAGAACCTATTCCGAAGCGTCTGTCACATAATTTTTCAATGATATTTTTGTCTTTTGGAAACTGTAGATCACGGTTGTCTACCATTACAAAATCATTCCCAGTTCCCTGATATTTATAAAATTCCATATATTTTTGTCTAAATTGAAGAGACAAAATTAATATATTTTAAATGAAAAACGAACAGTGTTAACTGTTCGTTTCCTTATTTATAATCGTTTTATCTAAAGCCTCCGCTGCTGCTGTTCTGTCTGGTTGAAGTGCCAGAACTGCTACTTTGGGTGCCAGAGCTGTTTCTAAATCCACCGCTATTTGAAGATTCTGATCGGCTGGAGCTATTGCTAGTGCTTTCAGCATTTCTAAATCCATTGTTTTGGCTTCTGAATCCACCACTGCTTTGGTTGTTTTGGGTTCCCTGAGAACTGCTACTGCTCTGATTTCTGAATCCGCTACTGCTTTGGTTTCCTTGGTTACCACTACTTTGGTTTCTGAATCCGCTATTGTTATTACTTCCGCTGTTGGAGTTTCTATTGGAGCTGCCATTATTATAGTAGCCACCATTGTTATATGAACCTCCATTATTTCGGAATCCGTTGTTTGGTCTTTGTGAAGTTACCGTAGTTCTTCTTTCTACGTATACTTTTCTTCTGGAGTTATTGTAATTATCATAATAGTAAGGAATACCATTATCATAATAATAATTAATGTTATTTCTATAATAATAGCCGTCATTACCATAGTATCCTCCATTTCCATAATACCCAGAAGGAGCATAGTAATATCCATTATTGTAGTATGGGTCTCCATAACCACCATTGCTGCCATATCCGTCTGTATATGCTAAACAAGATGTTAAACTGGTAATAGCAAAAATACTGACTGCTATTTTAAATAAATTTTTCATGACTTTATTGTACTTTTTTTTCTTTAAAACTTTTTTTCCAACTAAGGTATCCTAAGATAGCCATTATAGTAAATACCAAATATTGAACCGAAGTGATACCAAGACCCTTAAAAATCATCATTGGCATGCAAATAAAATCTCCAATAATCCAGAAAATCCAGTTCTCAATGCGCTGTTTGGCCATAAACCACATTCCTACTAAAAATATTGAAGTGGTAAAAATATCCATCCAATTAGCCCAATCCAAATGATATAATCCAAGACTTGTACTTTCCATGGAAAACTTATTATCAATATAAGGCTTATAATAATAGATAGCGGTAACCAGTACAAGACTAAGGATAAAAAGTATGACGGCATAGAGCCATTCTTTTTTCGTAGCCCAGGTAACTTCCACATGAACATGATCTTCAGAATTTTTTGCCCATAAAATCCAACCATACACACTCATCACAGAATAATACACATTGATAAGGCAGTCTCCCAATAAGCCAAAGTTGAAAAGAATATATACATAGATCAGTGTAGAGATGATGCCGGTGGGGTAAACCCATATATTTTTTTTAATGGAAAAATATACGCTCAGAGTTCCGAAAATAGCACCCGATGCTTCAAGCATGATTTGTAGAAAATCATAGCTTTCATAAGGCTTTACAAAAAGATCATATAAATTCATGCGATCAAAAATAAGCAAAAAAATGGACTTTTTAAAATGAATTAAATAATGTGTTGCTTAGGTTTTGGAGGCTTTAATGTAAAATAAATGATGAAAGTTTAACGATAAACGTGGGAGTTCCTAAATTTTTTATATTTTCGTAAATCCTTAATAAATAAAAAAACATGTCGAAAATTTGGGTTAAGAAACCACTAAGTGCCTATGAGGCAGATATGAAGAAAAGTGAGCTGAAAAAAGTCCTTGGAAAATGGAGTTTAACAGCAATTGGAGTAGGTGCTATCATTGGAGGTGGAATCTTTGTTCTTACGGGAACGGGAGCCTATTACCACGCAGGACCAGCGCTTGCAATCTCCTTTATTATAGCAGGTATTGCCTGTGTTTTTGCAGCATTGTGCTATGCAGAGTTTGCCTCCATCATTCCTGTTGAAGGTTCAGCTTATGCCTATGCTTATGGAACAGTAGGAGAAATTTTTGCATGGGCCATGGGGTGGTGTCTCATCCTGGAGTATGCTATGGCCAGTATGGCTGTTTCTGTGAGTTGGTCCGGATATTTTACCAAATTTTTGAAGATCTTTGGCGTTCATCTACCAGGATATCTTACCTCGGATCCGTCAAGTTATACAGGTGATGGATTTTCTATGAACTTACCTGCTTTCATCCTTGTTTTATTGATTACTGCATTGTTGGTAAAAGGGACAAAGGAAGCAGCAGGAGCAAATAACTTAATCGTTTTGATGAAGACTTCCGCGGTTATTTTTGTAATTATTGCCGGAGTTTATATTATTTTTTCCAATACTGATCTTTATAACGCTGTTGATGGTGTTAAAAACTGGAAGCCTTTTATTCCTGATCAGGTAAACATTAGAAATTCTGAAGGAGATATGGTTTCTGCCTATGGCATTAAAGGGATTATTTCCGGAGCCGCCGCTATCTTCTTTGCTTATATTGGTTTCGATGCTGTTTCTACACAAGCAGGTGAAGCTATTAATCCTAAGAAAGATGTTCCTTTTGCTATTATTGTTTCATTGTTAGTTTGTACAGCATTATACATCTGTGTATCTCTTGTATTGACAGGAATGATGCACTATACAGACTTTAATCCGGAAGGGAAATATCCTGATGCAATTAAAGCTCCTGTGGCTTATGCTTTTGAAATAGCAGGAAAGCACTGGGCAAGTAATGTAGTAACAATTGCTGCCACCGTAGGATTGATTTCTGTAGTAATGGTAATGATGATGGGACAGTCCAGAATCTTTATCGGAATGGCAAAAGATGGTTTGATTCCTAGGTTCTTCGGAGAACTTCACCCAAAAACAAGAACTCCTTACAAAGGAATTATCCTTTTAGGTGTGGTAGTAGCATTTATTGCTGCATTTACACCAATTTCTACATTGGCAGATATGACAAGTTTCGGAACTCTGTTTGCATTTACACTGGTTTGTATTGCAGTTTGGGTAATGAGAAAGAAAGAACCTAATTTGATCAGACCTTTCAAAGTTCCTGCTTACAAAATTGTTGTAGCATTAGGTGTATTTATTAATGTGTATTTAATATTTAACCTAAGTGCTCACGCATTGGAACTTTCTGCTGTATGGCTTTTCCTAGGAGGTCTAGTATATTTCCTTTATGGAAAATCAAACAGTAAACTTAACAATCCTGAAAAATACAAGGAAATAGATTAATATTAATATAAACCGCTTCGGCGGTTTTTTTGTTGAATATATAGTATGAAAAATATTTTGTCCATTGTATTCCTATCCGTAGGAATGACTGCATTTTCTCAACAGGTAGAAAATATAGAAACAATTCTTAATGATAAAATAAGCATCAGGGCACTTGAGGTTGATGACAGCAAGATTTGGTATAGCGGTACAGATTCCAAGTTTGGATTTGTAGATCTTAAGGATTATAAAAATCAAAAACAGATCAGGCTTTCTGAAGAAAAACTTCAGTTCAGAACGCTGGCACAGGATAAAAATTCCTTTTATGCCATCAATATTGAAAGTCCGGGACGTTTCTTTAAGATTGATAAAAAAGATTT
This genomic interval from Chryseobacterium joostei contains the following:
- a CDS encoding amino acid permease encodes the protein MSKIWVKKPLSAYEADMKKSELKKVLGKWSLTAIGVGAIIGGGIFVLTGTGAYYHAGPALAISFIIAGIACVFAALCYAEFASIIPVEGSAYAYAYGTVGEIFAWAMGWCLILEYAMASMAVSVSWSGYFTKFLKIFGVHLPGYLTSDPSSYTGDGFSMNLPAFILVLLITALLVKGTKEAAGANNLIVLMKTSAVIFVIIAGVYIIFSNTDLYNAVDGVKNWKPFIPDQVNIRNSEGDMVSAYGIKGIISGAAAIFFAYIGFDAVSTQAGEAINPKKDVPFAIIVSLLVCTALYICVSLVLTGMMHYTDFNPEGKYPDAIKAPVAYAFEIAGKHWASNVVTIAATVGLISVVMVMMMGQSRIFIGMAKDGLIPRFFGELHPKTRTPYKGIILLGVVVAFIAAFTPISTLADMTSFGTLFAFTLVCIAVWVMRKKEPNLIRPFKVPAYKIVVALGVFINVYLIFNLSAHALELSAVWLFLGGLVYFLYGKSNSKLNNPEKYKEID